The following proteins come from a genomic window of Rutidosis leptorrhynchoides isolate AG116_Rl617_1_P2 chromosome 10, CSIRO_AGI_Rlap_v1, whole genome shotgun sequence:
- the LOC139873468 gene encoding agamous-like MADS-box protein MADS4 isoform X1, producing the protein MGRGRVELKRIENKINRQVTFAKRRNGLLKKAYELSVLCDAEVALIIFSNRGKLYEFCSSSSSMLKTLERYQKCNFGAPDTNVSAREALELSSQQEYLKLKARYEALQRSQRNLLGEDLGPLSCKELESLERQLDTSLKQIRSARTQFMLDTLTDLQKKELALNEANRTLKQRLIEGNQVSSLHWQPHAQHEMGYDREHQHHQHQHQNNEAFFHPLDCGPTLQMGYQQEELTAAAGPSSNNYMQGWFQ; encoded by the exons ATGGGGAGAGGTAGGGTTGAATTAAAAAGAATTGAAAACAAAATCAACAGGCAAGTTACGTTTGCGAAACGAAGAAACGGATTATTgaaaaaagcttatgaactttctgTTCTTTGTGATGCTGAAGTTGCTTTGATCATCTTCTCAAATAGAGGAAAACTTTATGAATTTTGTAGTAGctcaag CAGTATGCTGAAGACACTTGAGAGGTATCAAAAATGCAACTTTGGAGCACCTGATACAAATGTGTCTGCAAGGGAGGCACTG GAGTTAAGTAGTCAGCAGGAGTATTTGAAACTCAAAGCACGTTACGAAGCGCTACAACGATCCCAAAG GAACCTGTTGGGTGAAGATCTTGGGCCTTTGAGCTGCAAGGAGCTTGAGTCACTAGAAAGACAACTCGATACATCTCTAAAGCAGATCAGATCGGCCCGG ACTCAGTTCATGTTGGATACACTTACAGATCTTCAGAAAAAG GAGCTTGCACTAAACGAAGCAAATAGAACTTTGAAGCAAAGG TTAATCGAAGGAAATCAAGTAAGTTCACTCCATTGGCAACCACATGCTCAACACGAAATGGGTTACGATAGAGAACATcagcatcatcaacatcaacatcagAACAATGAAGCCTTTTTTCATCCGCTCGATTGTGGGCCCACTTTACAAATGGG GTATCAACAGGAAGAATTAACGGCAGCAGCGGGGCCAAGTTCAAATAACTACATGCAAGGATGGTTTCAGTGA
- the LOC139873468 gene encoding agamous-like MADS-box protein MADS4 isoform X2: protein MGRGRVELKRIENKINRQVTFAKRRNGLLKKAYELSVLCDAEVALIIFSNRGKLYEFCSSSSMLKTLERYQKCNFGAPDTNVSAREALELSSQQEYLKLKARYEALQRSQRNLLGEDLGPLSCKELESLERQLDTSLKQIRSARTQFMLDTLTDLQKKELALNEANRTLKQRLIEGNQVSSLHWQPHAQHEMGYDREHQHHQHQHQNNEAFFHPLDCGPTLQMGYQQEELTAAAGPSSNNYMQGWFQ, encoded by the exons ATGGGGAGAGGTAGGGTTGAATTAAAAAGAATTGAAAACAAAATCAACAGGCAAGTTACGTTTGCGAAACGAAGAAACGGATTATTgaaaaaagcttatgaactttctgTTCTTTGTGATGCTGAAGTTGCTTTGATCATCTTCTCAAATAGAGGAAAACTTTATGAATTTTGTAGTAGctcaag TATGCTGAAGACACTTGAGAGGTATCAAAAATGCAACTTTGGAGCACCTGATACAAATGTGTCTGCAAGGGAGGCACTG GAGTTAAGTAGTCAGCAGGAGTATTTGAAACTCAAAGCACGTTACGAAGCGCTACAACGATCCCAAAG GAACCTGTTGGGTGAAGATCTTGGGCCTTTGAGCTGCAAGGAGCTTGAGTCACTAGAAAGACAACTCGATACATCTCTAAAGCAGATCAGATCGGCCCGG ACTCAGTTCATGTTGGATACACTTACAGATCTTCAGAAAAAG GAGCTTGCACTAAACGAAGCAAATAGAACTTTGAAGCAAAGG TTAATCGAAGGAAATCAAGTAAGTTCACTCCATTGGCAACCACATGCTCAACACGAAATGGGTTACGATAGAGAACATcagcatcatcaacatcaacatcagAACAATGAAGCCTTTTTTCATCCGCTCGATTGTGGGCCCACTTTACAAATGGG GTATCAACAGGAAGAATTAACGGCAGCAGCGGGGCCAAGTTCAAATAACTACATGCAAGGATGGTTTCAGTGA
- the LOC139873468 gene encoding agamous-like MADS-box protein MADS4 isoform X3, which translates to MGRVALIIFSNRGKLYEFCSSSSSMLKTLERYQKCNFGAPDTNVSAREALELSSQQEYLKLKARYEALQRSQRNLLGEDLGPLSCKELESLERQLDTSLKQIRSARTQFMLDTLTDLQKKELALNEANRTLKQRLIEGNQVSSLHWQPHAQHEMGYDREHQHHQHQHQNNEAFFHPLDCGPTLQMGYQQEELTAAAGPSSNNYMQGWFQ; encoded by the exons ATGGGGAGAG TTGCTTTGATCATCTTCTCAAATAGAGGAAAACTTTATGAATTTTGTAGTAGctcaag CAGTATGCTGAAGACACTTGAGAGGTATCAAAAATGCAACTTTGGAGCACCTGATACAAATGTGTCTGCAAGGGAGGCACTG GAGTTAAGTAGTCAGCAGGAGTATTTGAAACTCAAAGCACGTTACGAAGCGCTACAACGATCCCAAAG GAACCTGTTGGGTGAAGATCTTGGGCCTTTGAGCTGCAAGGAGCTTGAGTCACTAGAAAGACAACTCGATACATCTCTAAAGCAGATCAGATCGGCCCGG ACTCAGTTCATGTTGGATACACTTACAGATCTTCAGAAAAAG GAGCTTGCACTAAACGAAGCAAATAGAACTTTGAAGCAAAGG TTAATCGAAGGAAATCAAGTAAGTTCACTCCATTGGCAACCACATGCTCAACACGAAATGGGTTACGATAGAGAACATcagcatcatcaacatcaacatcagAACAATGAAGCCTTTTTTCATCCGCTCGATTGTGGGCCCACTTTACAAATGGG GTATCAACAGGAAGAATTAACGGCAGCAGCGGGGCCAAGTTCAAATAACTACATGCAAGGATGGTTTCAGTGA
- the LOC139873468 gene encoding agamous-like MADS-box protein MADS4 isoform X4: MLKTLERYQKCNFGAPDTNVSAREALELSSQQEYLKLKARYEALQRSQRNLLGEDLGPLSCKELESLERQLDTSLKQIRSARTQFMLDTLTDLQKKELALNEANRTLKQRLIEGNQVSSLHWQPHAQHEMGYDREHQHHQHQHQNNEAFFHPLDCGPTLQMGYQQEELTAAAGPSSNNYMQGWFQ, encoded by the exons ATGCTGAAGACACTTGAGAGGTATCAAAAATGCAACTTTGGAGCACCTGATACAAATGTGTCTGCAAGGGAGGCACTG GAGTTAAGTAGTCAGCAGGAGTATTTGAAACTCAAAGCACGTTACGAAGCGCTACAACGATCCCAAAG GAACCTGTTGGGTGAAGATCTTGGGCCTTTGAGCTGCAAGGAGCTTGAGTCACTAGAAAGACAACTCGATACATCTCTAAAGCAGATCAGATCGGCCCGG ACTCAGTTCATGTTGGATACACTTACAGATCTTCAGAAAAAG GAGCTTGCACTAAACGAAGCAAATAGAACTTTGAAGCAAAGG TTAATCGAAGGAAATCAAGTAAGTTCACTCCATTGGCAACCACATGCTCAACACGAAATGGGTTACGATAGAGAACATcagcatcatcaacatcaacatcagAACAATGAAGCCTTTTTTCATCCGCTCGATTGTGGGCCCACTTTACAAATGGG GTATCAACAGGAAGAATTAACGGCAGCAGCGGGGCCAAGTTCAAATAACTACATGCAAGGATGGTTTCAGTGA